A genome region from Alphaproteobacteria bacterium includes the following:
- a CDS encoding helix-turn-helix transcriptional regulator: protein MDKNMTNITRNMNGRPLEYMKATTEEVRKICQPFLDKVGLTYFCYHRVLENGKHLAVVNQLRWAEFFLENFKDDDEIANLFSKSKFLPYMTWCAVDDNRLFSALREHNIWNGFTRTFICKDDSVESFSFATNINRTSINKFYVSNISLIEKFIAFFREKARQIISPSDRKKTYFSKAKIYETSKKDFIIPGELFPDADLSKTYINRNGVIISLSKREIECLQYLSKGETAKGVARKLELSPRTIEFYIRNIKEKTGYNRRSDLISLLQNNPLEL from the coding sequence ATGGATAAAAATATGACTAATATTACTCGGAATATGAATGGTAGACCTTTAGAGTACATGAAGGCTACGACTGAAGAGGTTCGGAAGATATGCCAACCATTTCTAGATAAAGTAGGACTCACCTATTTTTGCTACCATAGAGTTTTAGAAAATGGGAAACATCTAGCAGTTGTCAATCAATTAAGATGGGCTGAATTTTTTCTGGAAAATTTTAAAGACGATGATGAAATTGCAAATTTATTTAGCAAATCAAAATTTCTCCCCTATATGACGTGGTGCGCAGTTGATGATAATCGCTTGTTTTCTGCATTACGAGAACATAATATTTGGAATGGATTTACGAGAACCTTTATATGTAAGGATGATTCAGTGGAATCCTTTTCCTTTGCTACAAATATAAACAGAACTTCTATCAATAAATTTTATGTCTCAAATATAAGTTTGATAGAAAAATTTATAGCTTTTTTTAGAGAAAAAGCGAGACAAATTATTAGTCCATCGGATCGAAAGAAAACCTATTTTTCTAAAGCGAAAATTTATGAAACCAGCAAAAAAGACTTTATCATTCCAGGTGAACTGTTTCCTGATGCAGACCTCTCAAAAACTTATATAAATCGAAATGGAGTCATTATTTCTTTGTCTAAAAGAGAAATTGAGTGCTTACAGTATTTATCGAAGGGAGAAACAGCAAAAGGAGTCGCGAGAAAGCTTGAACTTTCCCCTAGAACAATAGAATTTTATATAAGGAACATTAAAGAAAAAACGGGATACAACAGAAGATCCGATTTAATATCTCTGCTCCAAAACAATCCTTTGGAACTTTAA
- a CDS encoding Rpn family recombination-promoting nuclease/putative transposase — MKYTKRLLVSFLLILGSMFSSFEANSTGLRGLLPLIEDAVGLLSNRTHRAIITKPVRSFHSTPSLLKDTDDKKAGQIFGIPTYDSAFRHMLTADDVRLDFVQTFAQNLDIVSTEPLDHNLAPIKDFTALRDILNTKQTASVMHRIRKGELYVVETKSVQKHNGATQVFDEFAHHFNDLRDAFPRPLKAAQMDLAYRLSDGHFAIAEVQVVPQDFWDRRALAYAALYFGRQLRSGDDWGELRKVIAINILGGGKDDKRHWVDTPKEVIRHYKFIDALNPSNVIDGIELIQCSVLNEGDIADPRMREWVELFREAHHKSWDDVDKVKSPVIREAYERLRMDKFPPNVMREYEKNDKEFSRYSGHTTMLVEEGREEGREEGVESKAKAIATNMLNEKYSAKEISRITGLSVEEIEKL; from the coding sequence ATGAAATATACAAAGCGCCTTCTTGTAAGTTTCTTGCTGATATTAGGCAGCATGTTTTCTTCATTTGAAGCAAATTCAACTGGTTTAAGAGGATTGTTGCCGCTTATAGAAGACGCAGTGGGCTTACTCAGTAATCGTACACATCGAGCAATCATAACTAAGCCTGTACGTTCCTTTCATTCAACACCTAGTCTATTGAAAGATACAGATGATAAAAAAGCGGGGCAAATATTTGGTATACCAACTTACGACTCGGCCTTTAGACATATGCTTACTGCGGATGATGTTCGCCTCGATTTTGTCCAAACGTTTGCACAGAATCTTGATATTGTAAGTACAGAACCTCTCGATCACAATTTAGCACCTATAAAGGACTTTACAGCATTAAGAGACATTTTAAACACAAAACAAACAGCATCTGTAATGCACCGTATTAGAAAAGGTGAGTTATATGTTGTAGAGACAAAGTCCGTTCAAAAACATAATGGAGCCACACAAGTTTTTGATGAGTTTGCTCATCACTTTAACGATTTAAGAGATGCCTTTCCGCGCCCTTTAAAGGCTGCTCAAATGGATCTGGCTTACCGCCTATCCGATGGGCATTTTGCGATTGCCGAGGTGCAAGTCGTTCCACAAGACTTCTGGGACCGACGTGCTCTTGCTTATGCTGCGCTCTATTTTGGACGTCAACTTCGCTCAGGTGACGATTGGGGAGAACTCCGCAAGGTTATTGCTATCAATATTCTTGGGGGAGGAAAGGATGATAAGCGACATTGGGTGGATACCCCAAAAGAAGTAATAAGGCATTACAAGTTTATTGATGCATTAAATCCCTCTAATGTAATTGATGGCATTGAGTTAATTCAGTGCTCGGTTTTAAATGAGGGAGATATAGCAGATCCTAGAATGCGTGAGTGGGTTGAGCTTTTTCGAGAGGCGCACCATAAATCATGGGATGATGTCGATAAGGTGAAATCGCCAGTTATTCGTGAGGCATATGAAAGACTTCGGATGGACAAATTCCCTCCCAACGTTATGAGAGAGTACGAGAAAAATGATAAAGAATTCAGCCGATACTCCGGCCATACGACTATGCTCGTTGAAGAGGGAAGAGAGGAAGGAAGAGAAGAGGGTGTAGAATCCAAAGCTAAGGCCATTGCAACGAATATGCTTAATGAGAAGTATTCTGCGAAAGAAATTTCACGTATCACTGGATTAAGCGTGGAGGAAATCGAAAAACTTTAG